Proteins encoded by one window of Superficieibacter sp. HKU1:
- the iscA gene encoding iron-sulfur cluster assembly protein IscA, translating to MSITLSDSAAARVNAFLTNRGKGFGLRLGVRTSGCSGMAYVLEFVDEPAAEDTVFEDKGVKVVIDGKSLQFLDGTQLDFVKEGLNEGFKFTNPNVKDECGCGESFNV from the coding sequence ATGTCGATTACCCTGAGCGACAGTGCTGCCGCGCGAGTAAATGCCTTCCTGACCAACCGTGGTAAAGGGTTCGGCCTGCGTCTGGGGGTGAGAACCTCCGGCTGTTCCGGGATGGCTTATGTGCTGGAGTTTGTTGACGAGCCGGCGGCAGAAGACACCGTGTTCGAAGACAAAGGCGTTAAAGTCGTGATCGATGGCAAGAGCCTGCAATTTCTGGACGGCACGCAGCTCGACTTCGTCAAAGAAGGTCTCAACGAAGGGTTTAAATTTACCAACCCGAACGTAAAAGACGAGTGCGGCTGCGGCGAAAGCTTCAACGTTTAA
- the hscA gene encoding Fe-S protein assembly chaperone HscA: MALLQISEPGLSAAPHQRRLAAGIDLGTTNSLVATVRSGQAETLPDHQGRHLLPSVVHYQTQGHVVGYDARDRAAQDPANTVSSVKRMMGRSLADITARYPHLPYQLQASENGLPMIATPAGVLNPVRISADILSALSARASEALAGELDGVVITVPAYFDDAQRQGTKDAARLAGLHVLRLLNEPTAAAIAYGLDSGKEGVIAVYDLGGGTFDISILRLSRGVFEVLATGGDSALGGDDFDHLLADHFREQANLTDRSDDRVQRQLLDAAIAAKIALSDADRVAVEVAGWKGEVTREQFNDLISALVKRTLMACRRALKDAGVDAEEALEVVMVGGSTRVPLVRERVGEFFGRTPLTTIDPDKVVALGAAIQADILVGNKPDSEMLLLDVIPLSLGLETMGGLVEKVIPRNTTIPVARAQEFTTFKDGQTAMSIHVMQGERELVQDCRSLARFALRGIPALPAGGAHIRVTFQVDADGLLSVTAMEKSTGVESSIQVKPSYGLTDSEIAGMIQDSMSYAAQDVQARMLAEQKVEAARVLESLTGALAADAALLSAAERQVIDEAAADLRVAAEGDDTDAIEQAIKNVDKQTQEFAARRMDQSVRSALKGHSVDEV; the protein is encoded by the coding sequence ATGGCCTTATTACAAATTAGTGAGCCGGGTCTGAGTGCCGCGCCGCACCAGCGTCGTCTGGCGGCGGGTATTGACTTAGGCACCACCAACTCGCTGGTCGCTACCGTGCGCAGCGGCCAGGCTGAAACGCTGCCTGACCATCAGGGCCGCCATTTACTGCCGTCCGTGGTGCATTACCAGACGCAGGGGCACGTGGTGGGCTATGACGCGCGCGACCGCGCCGCGCAGGACCCCGCGAATACCGTCAGCTCTGTTAAACGCATGATGGGGCGTTCGCTGGCCGATATCACCGCGCGTTATCCGCATTTACCCTATCAGCTTCAGGCCAGTGAGAACGGCCTGCCGATGATCGCGACGCCTGCGGGCGTACTGAATCCCGTTCGTATCTCTGCCGATATCCTGAGCGCCCTGAGCGCCCGCGCCAGTGAAGCGCTGGCGGGAGAACTGGACGGCGTGGTGATCACCGTTCCAGCCTATTTCGATGACGCCCAGCGTCAGGGCACCAAAGATGCCGCGCGGCTTGCAGGTCTGCACGTTCTGCGTTTGCTGAATGAACCGACCGCTGCGGCGATTGCCTACGGTCTGGACTCCGGCAAAGAGGGCGTGATTGCCGTTTACGATCTCGGCGGCGGCACCTTTGATATTTCCATCCTGCGCTTAAGCCGTGGCGTATTTGAAGTGCTGGCCACCGGTGGGGATTCGGCGCTGGGCGGCGATGATTTCGATCATCTGCTGGCGGATCATTTCCGCGAGCAGGCGAATCTCACCGACCGCAGCGACGACCGTGTACAGCGTCAGCTTCTCGATGCCGCTATTGCCGCTAAAATTGCGCTGAGCGATGCCGACCGCGTCGCCGTTGAGGTGGCGGGCTGGAAAGGCGAAGTGACCCGCGAACAGTTCAACGACCTCATCTCCGCGCTGGTCAAGCGCACCCTGATGGCCTGCCGCCGCGCGCTGAAAGATGCGGGCGTGGACGCCGAAGAGGCGCTGGAAGTGGTGATGGTCGGCGGTTCAACCCGCGTACCGCTGGTGCGTGAGCGCGTCGGCGAATTCTTTGGCCGCACGCCGCTGACGACCATTGACCCGGATAAAGTCGTCGCCCTCGGCGCGGCAATCCAGGCAGATATTCTGGTCGGCAACAAGCCGGACAGCGAAATGCTGCTGCTGGACGTGATCCCGCTGTCGCTGGGGCTGGAAACCATGGGTGGCCTGGTCGAAAAAGTCATTCCGCGCAATACCACCATCCCGGTGGCCCGCGCGCAGGAATTCACCACCTTTAAAGATGGTCAGACCGCGATGTCCATCCACGTCATGCAGGGTGAGCGCGAGCTGGTGCAGGATTGCCGCTCTCTGGCGCGCTTTGCATTGCGCGGCATTCCGGCGCTGCCAGCGGGCGGGGCGCATATTCGCGTCACCTTCCAGGTTGATGCCGATGGTCTGCTGAGTGTGACGGCGATGGAAAAATCTACCGGCGTGGAATCGTCCATTCAGGTCAAACCGTCCTATGGACTGACCGATAGCGAAATTGCCGGCATGATCCAGGACTCCATGAGCTACGCCGCGCAGGATGTTCAGGCGCGGATGCTGGCGGAACAAAAAGTCGAAGCCGCGCGCGTGCTGGAGAGTCTGACCGGCGCGCTCGCTGCCGATGCCGCGCTGCTAAGCGCCGCAGAGCGTCAGGTTATTGACGAGGCCGCAGCTGATTTACGCGTTGCAGCCGAAGGCGATGATACTGACGCCATAGAACAAGCCATTAAAAATGTTGATAAGCAAACCCAGGAGTTCGCCGCTCGCCGCATGGACCAGTCCGTCCGTAGCGCGCTGAAAGGTCACTCCGTGGACGAGGTTTAA
- the pepB gene encoding aminopeptidase PepB, producing the protein MTTDAMKITLSTQPADARWGEKAAYSINNDGISLHLNGKDDLALIQRAARKIDGLGIKHVQLAGEGWDADRSWAFWQGYKGPKGSRKVEWATLEAAEQKELDSRLKIIDWVRDIINASAEEVGPEQLAQRAVDLLSGVAGEQVSYRITKGEDLREQNYLGLHTVGRGSDRQPVLLALDYNPTGDKNAPVYACLVGKGITFDTGGYSLKQSAFMDSMKSDMGGAALVTGALAFAIQRGLNKRVKLYLCCADNMVSGNAFKLGDIIHYRNGKTVEVMNTDAEGRLVLADGLIDAAAQKPELLIDAATLTGAAKTALGNDYHALFSFDDALANRLLTSAQAENEPFWRLPLAEFHRSQLPSNFAELNNTGSAAYPAGASTAAGFLSHFVENYQQGWLHIDCSATYRKGAVEQWAAGATGLGVRTLANLLTAE; encoded by the coding sequence ATGACAACCGACGCCATGAAAATTACGCTTTCCACGCAGCCCGCCGACGCGCGCTGGGGTGAGAAAGCCGCATACAGCATCAACAATGACGGCATTTCCCTGCACCTGAACGGTAAAGATGATTTGGCCCTGATCCAGCGCGCGGCGCGTAAAATCGACGGGCTGGGCATTAAACACGTTCAGCTGGCTGGCGAAGGCTGGGATGCAGATCGCAGCTGGGCCTTCTGGCAGGGCTATAAAGGGCCGAAGGGCAGCCGTAAAGTGGAGTGGGCGACGCTGGAAGCCGCAGAACAAAAAGAACTCGATAGCCGCCTGAAGATCATCGACTGGGTGCGCGATATCATCAATGCCTCAGCCGAAGAGGTAGGCCCTGAGCAACTGGCGCAGCGTGCGGTGGACCTCCTGTCCGGCGTGGCGGGTGAGCAGGTTTCTTATCGTATTACCAAGGGCGAAGATCTGCGCGAGCAGAACTACCTCGGCCTGCATACCGTGGGCCGCGGCTCCGATCGTCAGCCGGTCCTGTTAGCCCTTGATTATAATCCGACCGGCGATAAAAATGCCCCGGTGTACGCCTGCCTGGTGGGTAAAGGGATCACTTTCGATACCGGTGGCTACAGCCTCAAACAAAGCGCGTTTATGGATTCCATGAAGTCCGACATGGGCGGCGCGGCGCTGGTGACCGGGGCGCTGGCATTTGCTATTCAGCGTGGGCTCAACAAGCGCGTGAAACTGTACCTGTGCTGCGCTGACAACATGGTCAGCGGTAACGCGTTCAAGCTGGGCGATATTATTCATTATCGTAACGGCAAAACCGTTGAAGTGATGAATACCGACGCCGAAGGCCGCCTGGTGCTGGCGGACGGCCTGATTGACGCCGCGGCGCAGAAGCCGGAGCTGTTGATTGATGCTGCAACCCTGACCGGGGCAGCGAAAACCGCGCTGGGTAACGACTACCACGCGCTGTTCAGCTTTGACGACGCGCTGGCAAACCGTCTGCTGACGAGCGCGCAGGCGGAGAATGAACCGTTCTGGCGTCTGCCGCTGGCCGAGTTTCACCGCAGCCAGCTGCCGTCCAACTTTGCCGAGCTGAATAATACCGGCAGCGCTGCCTATCCGGCAGGCGCAAGTACCGCCGCCGGGTTCCTGTCGCACTTTGTGGAAAACTACCAGCAGGGCTGGCTGCATATCGACTGCTCCGCAACCTACCGTAAAGGTGCGGTTGAACAGTGGGCCGCAGGCGCAACCGGCCTTGGCGTACGCACTCTTGCGAATTTGCTGACCGCAGAGTAA
- the hscB gene encoding co-chaperone HscB, with protein MDYFTLFGLPARYPVDIQALTTRFQDLQRQFHPDKFASGTAAEQLAAVQKSATINQAWQTLRHPLMRAEYLLSLHGFDLASEQHTVRDTAFLMEQLELREALDEIAQAKDEARLEGFIKRVKGMYTARHQHMVEQLDRETWEAAADTVRKLRFLDKLQSSAEQLEEKLLDF; from the coding sequence ATGGATTACTTCACTCTTTTTGGTTTACCCGCTCGCTATCCTGTCGATATTCAGGCGCTGACCACGCGGTTTCAGGATCTGCAACGTCAGTTTCATCCTGATAAATTTGCCAGCGGCACGGCGGCGGAACAGCTGGCTGCGGTGCAGAAATCGGCGACGATTAACCAGGCCTGGCAAACGCTGCGCCATCCGCTGATGCGCGCTGAATATCTGCTTTCGCTGCACGGCTTCGATCTCGCCAGCGAGCAGCATACCGTGCGCGATACCGCCTTTTTGATGGAACAGCTGGAGCTGCGCGAAGCGCTGGATGAGATTGCGCAGGCAAAAGATGAAGCGCGGCTGGAAGGCTTTATCAAACGGGTGAAGGGCATGTATACCGCCCGCCATCAGCACATGGTGGAACAACTCGATCGCGAGACGTGGGAGGCGGCGGCGGATACCGTGCGTAAACTGCGTTTTCTCGATAAACTGCAAAGCTCAGCAGAACAACTCGAAGAAAAGCTGCTCGATTTTTAA
- the iscS gene encoding cysteine desulfurase, translating into MKLPIYLDYSATTPVDPRVAEKMMQCLTLDGTFGNPASRSHRFGWQAEEAVDIARNQIADLVGADPREIVFTSGATESDNLAIKGAANFYQKKGKHIITSKTEHKAVLDTCRQLEREGFEVTYLAPQRNGIIDLKELEAAMRDDTILVSIMHVNNEIGVVQDIATIGELCRARGIIYHVDATQSVGKLPVDLSQLKVDLMSFSGHKIYGPKGIGALYVRRKPRIRIEAQMHGGGHERGMRSGTLPVHQIVGMGEAYRIAKEEMESEMARLRGLRNRLWEGVKDMEEVYLNGDLEQGAPNILNVSFNYVEGESLIMALKDLAVSSGSACTSASLEPSYVLRALGMTDELAHSSIRFSLGRFTTEEEIDYTIKLVRNSIGRLRDLSPLWEMFKQGVDINSIEWSHH; encoded by the coding sequence ATGAAATTACCGATTTATCTCGACTACTCCGCAACCACGCCGGTGGACCCGCGTGTTGCCGAGAAAATGATGCAGTGCCTGACCTTAGACGGGACCTTTGGTAATCCGGCCTCCCGTTCACACCGTTTCGGCTGGCAAGCTGAAGAAGCGGTAGATATCGCCCGTAACCAGATTGCCGATCTGGTCGGTGCCGATCCGCGTGAAATCGTCTTTACCTCTGGTGCGACTGAATCTGACAACCTGGCGATTAAAGGTGCAGCCAACTTTTATCAGAAAAAAGGCAAGCACATCATCACCAGTAAAACCGAACATAAAGCCGTGCTGGATACCTGTCGTCAGCTGGAGCGTGAAGGGTTTGAAGTAACGTACCTGGCACCGCAGCGCAACGGCATTATCGACCTGAAAGAACTCGAAGCGGCGATGCGTGATGACACCATTCTCGTCTCCATCATGCACGTTAACAACGAAATTGGCGTGGTGCAGGATATCGCGACCATCGGCGAACTGTGCCGTGCGCGTGGCATTATCTACCACGTTGATGCGACCCAAAGCGTCGGCAAACTGCCTGTCGATCTGAGCCAGCTGAAAGTGGATCTGATGTCTTTCTCCGGTCACAAAATTTACGGCCCGAAAGGCATCGGCGCGTTGTACGTGCGTCGTAAACCGCGTATCCGCATTGAAGCGCAGATGCACGGCGGCGGTCACGAACGCGGCATGCGTTCCGGTACGCTGCCGGTTCACCAGATCGTCGGCATGGGCGAAGCGTATCGCATCGCCAAAGAAGAGATGGAAAGCGAGATGGCGCGTCTGCGCGGTCTGCGTAACCGTCTGTGGGAAGGCGTGAAGGACATGGAAGAAGTGTACCTGAACGGCGACCTTGAGCAGGGTGCACCGAATATCCTCAACGTCAGCTTTAACTACGTTGAAGGCGAGTCGCTGATTATGGCGCTGAAAGACCTGGCCGTTTCTTCTGGTTCCGCCTGTACGTCTGCGAGCCTGGAGCCGTCCTACGTGCTGCGCGCGCTCGGTATGACCGATGAGCTGGCACACAGCTCTATCCGTTTCTCTTTAGGTCGTTTCACTACCGAAGAAGAAATTGACTACACCATCAAGCTGGTTCGTAACTCCATTGGCCGTCTGCGCGACCTTTCTCCGCTGTGGGAAATGTTCAAGCAGGGCGTGGATATCAACAGCATCGAATGGTCACATCATTAA
- the suhB gene encoding inositol-1-monophosphatase, which yields MHPMLNIAVRAARKAGNLIAKHYETPDSVEASQKGSNDFVTNVDKAAEALIIETIRKSYPHHTIITEESGEHAGEDQDVQWVIDPLDGTTNFIKRLPHFAVSIAVRIKGRTEVAVVYDPMRNELFTSTRGQGAQLNGYRLRGSSARDLDGTIIATGFPFKAKQHAPAYMKILGKMFTECADFRRTGSAALDLAYVAAGRVDGFFEIGLKPWDFAAGELLAREAGALVCDFTGGHNYMMTGNIVAGNPRVVKAMLANMRDELSEALKR from the coding sequence ATGCATCCGATGCTGAACATCGCCGTGCGCGCAGCGCGCAAGGCGGGTAACCTGATTGCCAAACATTACGAAACGCCTGATTCCGTCGAAGCCAGCCAGAAAGGCAGCAATGATTTCGTAACGAACGTCGATAAAGCCGCCGAAGCGCTAATTATCGAAACCATTCGCAAATCTTACCCGCACCACACCATTATCACCGAAGAAAGCGGTGAACACGCAGGCGAAGATCAGGATGTACAATGGGTTATCGATCCACTGGATGGCACCACCAACTTCATCAAACGTCTGCCGCACTTCGCGGTATCCATCGCCGTGCGCATTAAAGGCCGCACTGAAGTCGCGGTGGTCTACGATCCAATGCGTAACGAACTGTTCACTTCCACCCGCGGTCAGGGTGCACAGTTGAACGGCTATCGTCTGCGCGGCAGCAGCGCACGCGATCTGGACGGCACCATCATCGCCACCGGCTTCCCGTTCAAAGCGAAACAGCACGCGCCTGCGTACATGAAGATCCTCGGTAAAATGTTCACTGAATGTGCTGATTTCCGCCGCACCGGTTCTGCCGCACTGGATCTGGCCTACGTTGCCGCAGGTCGCGTGGACGGTTTCTTTGAAATCGGCCTCAAGCCGTGGGATTTTGCCGCCGGTGAACTGCTGGCTCGTGAAGCTGGCGCGCTGGTATGTGATTTCACTGGCGGTCATAACTACATGATGACGGGCAATATCGTTGCCGGTAATCCGCGTGTCGTCAAAGCGATGCTGGCGAACATGCGTGATGAACTGAGCGAAGCGCTGAAGCGTTAA
- the fdx gene encoding ISC system 2Fe-2S type ferredoxin, with amino-acid sequence MPKIVFLPHQDLCPDGAVLEAETGETILDVALRNGIEIEHACEKSCACTTCHCVVREGFDSLAESTEDEDDMLDKAWGLEPESRLGCQARVTDDDLVVEIPRYTINHAREH; translated from the coding sequence ATGCCAAAGATTGTTTTTCTGCCTCATCAGGATCTCTGTCCGGATGGCGCAGTTCTGGAAGCTGAGACCGGCGAAACGATTCTAGACGTTGCCCTGCGCAACGGCATTGAAATCGAACACGCCTGCGAAAAATCATGCGCCTGCACGACCTGCCACTGCGTTGTACGTGAAGGGTTTGATTCCCTGGCGGAAAGCACGGAAGATGAGGACGATATGCTGGATAAAGCCTGGGGTCTGGAGCCGGAAAGCCGCTTAGGCTGCCAGGCGCGGGTCACCGACGACGATCTGGTGGTTGAGATCCCTCGCTACACCATTAACCACGCGCGGGAGCATTAA
- the iscR gene encoding Fe-S cluster assembly transcriptional regulator IscR yields the protein MRLTSKGRYAVTAMLDVALNSESGPVPLADISERQGISLSYLEQLFSRLRKNGLVSSVRGPGGGYLLGKDASSIAVGEVISAVDESVDATRCQGKGGCQGGDKCLTHALWRDLSDRLTGFLNNITLGELVNNQEILDVSDRQHTLETPRTARSQDQINVKLRA from the coding sequence ATGAGACTGACATCTAAAGGGCGTTATGCCGTGACCGCAATGCTGGACGTTGCGCTCAACTCCGAATCCGGCCCGGTACCGTTGGCTGATATTTCTGAACGTCAGGGGATTTCCCTTTCTTATCTGGAACAACTGTTCTCCCGTCTACGCAAAAACGGTCTGGTTTCCAGCGTGCGTGGACCAGGCGGTGGCTACCTGCTGGGTAAAGATGCAAGCAGCATCGCCGTCGGCGAAGTCATTAGCGCCGTTGATGAATCCGTTGACGCCACCCGCTGTCAGGGTAAAGGCGGCTGCCAGGGCGGCGATAAGTGCCTGACCCATGCGCTGTGGCGCGATCTGAGCGACCGTCTGACCGGTTTCCTGAACAACATTACCCTGGGTGAACTGGTGAATAACCAGGAAATTCTCGACGTGTCCGACCGTCAGCATACCCTTGAGACGCCGCGCACCGCCCGTTCGCAGGATCAGATCAACGTTAAGTTACGCGCCTAA
- a CDS encoding DUF1007 family protein: MNKVKACALALIFGFLSLSVAAHPHSFISMRSEAITANGQFTALKMRWTMDEITSADLLYDAGEAKPGDEIWKKLAAEVMANVLGQHYFTEVWHNGQKVKFMNRPSEYQLAREGHKAVLTFVLPLAEPQPLSGQTYTFSTFDPTYFVDMSYAGKNDITFAGQNTSRCTLTLQTPKPDEKMTAYALSLDKADAPPEDMDLGKQFAQQVVLQCPSF; the protein is encoded by the coding sequence ATGAACAAAGTTAAAGCGTGCGCCCTGGCGCTCATTTTCGGGTTTTTATCGTTATCTGTCGCGGCGCATCCGCACAGTTTTATCAGTATGCGCAGTGAGGCTATAACCGCAAACGGGCAATTTACCGCGCTTAAAATGCGCTGGACGATGGATGAAATTACCTCTGCGGACCTGCTTTATGATGCGGGCGAGGCGAAGCCGGGTGATGAAATCTGGAAAAAGCTGGCGGCAGAAGTAATGGCCAATGTGCTGGGACAGCACTATTTTACCGAGGTGTGGCACAACGGACAGAAGGTAAAATTTATGAACCGCCCGTCGGAATATCAGCTCGCCAGGGAAGGGCACAAAGCGGTGCTGACCTTTGTGCTCCCGCTGGCCGAGCCGCAGCCGTTGTCCGGGCAAACGTACACCTTCTCGACCTTCGATCCCACATACTTCGTTGATATGAGCTATGCCGGGAAGAACGATATTACGTTTGCAGGCCAGAATACATCACGCTGCACCCTGACGCTCCAGACGCCAAAACCGGATGAAAAAATGACCGCTTACGCGTTGTCGCTGGATAAAGCCGATGCGCCGCCGGAGGATATGGATTTGGGTAAGCAGTTCGCACAACAGGTGGTATTACAATGTCCCTCGTTTTAA
- a CDS encoding nickel/cobalt transporter codes for MSLVLNPVRRGRRWLHLWPLALFLLLALAGAMWLWHDWPQVMIKSVIWQRDVNQQMSALLQAVAASPLRAGASLLLFSFTYGILHALGPGHGKIVITTWLATHPSQLKSSIGLTLAASLLQGLVAIALVVIVLSVLQLPARELHLSSFWLEKGSYALVGVLGVLLCWRALKKLRVLLRRPTFTAFTPHHQHHAHCGCGHQHLPTPEQRQAGDDWRARLMIVLSMGMRPCSGAIMVLLFSKVIGVFSWGVLSALAMAAGTSITISSLALLVHSFRSLAVKLSGNNAPVLWRQVGWATLALAGGGVLVAAALVMWLSAQPVARGLRPF; via the coding sequence ATGTCCCTCGTTTTAAATCCGGTTCGCCGCGGACGACGCTGGCTTCACCTTTGGCCGCTGGCGCTTTTTTTGCTACTGGCGCTGGCCGGGGCAATGTGGCTGTGGCATGACTGGCCGCAGGTGATGATCAAAAGCGTTATCTGGCAGCGCGACGTAAACCAGCAGATGAGCGCACTGCTCCAGGCGGTTGCCGCCAGCCCGCTGCGGGCCGGGGCTTCGCTGCTGCTGTTTAGTTTCACCTACGGGATACTGCACGCGCTGGGGCCGGGGCACGGCAAAATTGTCATAACCACCTGGCTTGCCACCCATCCTTCACAGCTTAAATCGAGCATCGGGCTGACGCTGGCGGCATCCCTGCTTCAGGGACTGGTGGCGATTGCGCTGGTGGTGATTGTCCTCAGCGTGCTGCAATTGCCGGCGCGGGAATTACACCTCAGCAGCTTCTGGCTGGAAAAGGGCAGTTACGCGCTGGTCGGCGTACTGGGCGTATTGCTGTGCTGGCGGGCGCTGAAAAAACTGCGTGTACTCCTGCGTAGGCCAACCTTTACCGCGTTTACGCCCCATCATCAGCACCATGCGCATTGCGGCTGCGGGCATCAGCATCTGCCCACCCCCGAACAGCGGCAGGCGGGCGACGACTGGCGGGCCAGACTGATGATTGTGCTGTCGATGGGAATGCGTCCCTGCTCCGGGGCAATTATGGTACTGCTGTTCAGCAAGGTGATCGGTGTTTTTAGCTGGGGCGTACTCTCCGCGCTGGCGATGGCGGCGGGCACCTCAATTACCATCTCATCGCTGGCGCTGCTGGTGCACAGTTTCCGCTCACTGGCGGTAAAACTCAGCGGCAATAACGCACCGGTATTATGGCGTCAGGTCGGCTGGGCGACGCTGGCACTGGCGGGTGGCGGTGTGCTTGTCGCCGCGGCGCTGGTGATGTGGCTCAGCGCACAACCCGTCGCGCGTGGCCTGCGTCCTTTCTAA
- the iscX gene encoding Fe-S cluster assembly protein IscX, whose protein sequence is MGLKWTDSREIGEALYDSRPDLDPKSVRFTDLHQWICELDDFDDDPNASNEKILEAILLVWLDEAE, encoded by the coding sequence ATGGGACTGAAATGGACCGACAGCCGCGAAATCGGCGAGGCGCTGTACGACAGCCGTCCGGATCTCGATCCGAAAAGCGTGCGTTTTACCGATTTGCATCAGTGGATCTGCGAACTCGACGATTTCGATGACGATCCAAACGCATCCAATGAAAAAATTCTGGAGGCGATTCTGCTAGTCTGGTTAGATGAAGCAGAATAA
- the trmJ gene encoding tRNA (cytosine(32)/uridine(32)-2'-O)-methyltransferase TrmJ — MLQNIRIVLVETSHTGNMGSVARAMKTMGLTNLWLVNPLVKPDSQAIALAAGASDVIGNANIVDTLDEALTGCSLVVGTSARSRTLPWPMLDPRECGLKSVAEAEHAPVALVFGRERVGLTNDELQKCHYHVAIAANPEYSSLNLAMAVQVIAYEVRMAWLATQEQEKGDSAAAEETPYPLVDDLERFYGHLEQTLLATGFIRESHPGQVMNKLRRLFTRARPESQELNILRGVLASIEQKHKEE, encoded by the coding sequence ATGCTGCAAAATATTCGAATTGTGCTGGTGGAAACCTCTCATACCGGCAATATGGGCTCTGTGGCCCGCGCCATGAAAACCATGGGATTAACTAATCTCTGGCTGGTCAATCCTCTGGTCAAACCGGACTCGCAGGCCATTGCGCTGGCGGCTGGTGCAAGTGATGTTATTGGCAACGCTAATATCGTCGATACCCTGGATGAAGCCCTGACCGGCTGTAGCCTGGTCGTCGGCACCAGCGCCCGTTCGCGTACCCTGCCGTGGCCGATGCTCGATCCGCGTGAGTGCGGGCTGAAAAGCGTGGCGGAGGCTGAGCATGCCCCGGTGGCGCTGGTGTTTGGCCGTGAGCGCGTAGGGCTGACTAATGACGAGCTACAGAAATGTCATTATCACGTGGCGATTGCCGCCAACCCGGAATACAGCTCGCTGAACCTGGCGATGGCGGTACAGGTGATCGCCTATGAAGTACGCATGGCGTGGCTGGCTACTCAGGAGCAGGAGAAGGGTGATAGTGCTGCGGCAGAAGAAACGCCGTACCCGCTGGTGGATGACCTCGAACGTTTTTATGGGCATCTGGAGCAAACGCTGCTGGCGACCGGCTTTATTCGCGAAAGTCATCCGGGCCAGGTAATGAATAAGCTGCGCCGTCTGTTCACCCGCGCGCGTCCGGAAAGCCAGGAATTAAACATCCTGCGCGGGGTGCTGGCGTCGATTGAACAGAAGCATAAAGAAGAGTGA
- the iscU gene encoding Fe-S cluster assembly scaffold IscU — MAYSEKVIDHYENPRNVGSFDNSDENVGSGMVGAPACGDVMKLQIKVNNDGIIEDARFKTYGCGSAIASSSLVTEWVKGKSLDEAQAIKNTDIADELELPPVKIHCSILAEDAIKAAIADYKSKREVK; from the coding sequence ATGGCATACAGCGAAAAAGTTATTGATCATTACGAGAACCCACGCAACGTTGGCTCTTTCGACAACAGCGACGAGAATGTTGGCAGCGGCATGGTCGGCGCACCGGCCTGTGGCGACGTCATGAAGTTGCAGATCAAAGTTAATAATGACGGTATCATTGAAGATGCGCGCTTCAAGACCTACGGCTGCGGATCGGCTATCGCCTCCAGCTCGCTGGTCACCGAGTGGGTGAAAGGAAAATCCCTCGACGAAGCGCAGGCAATCAAAAATACCGACATTGCTGATGAACTCGAACTGCCGCCGGTGAAAATTCACTGCTCCATTCTGGCAGAAGACGCCATCAAAGCCGCTATCGCAGATTACAAAAGCAAACGTGAAGTGAAATAA